GTGTGATGATTGTGAATGAGGCCTTTGACTACTGGGTCGAACCGAAGGGCAAAAACGACTACGGCGGCGATAATTTCCGCAAATATTACGAGGAGCTGCTACGGAATTTTGTGCGGCGTGATCGCAATGCTCCCAGCGTCATTATGTGGAGTGTTGGCAACGAAGTGAAAGAGCAGGGCTATGCGGATAGAGCCGTTCCACTCGTGCGGAATATGACGAAAGTCGTTAAAGAAGAAGATCCCACCCGTCCCAGCACCATCGGCTGTAATAACCAGTGGGCCGGGTTTAATGGAGTCCAGAAAGAGGTCGGCGTCTTTGGCTACAATTATAAGGCCAAAGAAGAAGCGAAGTATTACATCAAGTTTATGGAGAAGAATCCGGAGATTCCTCTCTATGGGAGTGAAACCGCTTCGGCCATCAGCTCACGCGATCAGTATTTCTTCCCAGTATCCGATGATAAAGGGGAGGGCATTGCCAACTTGCAGGTCAGTGACTACGTCTTGTCTGCCGTTCCATGGGGTTACATTCCCGACGTTGAGTTTGCAGTCCTCGATCGCTTTCCAGCTATTTCGGGCGAGTTTGTCTGGACGGGCTTTGATTATCTCGGCGAACCGACTCCGTTCAATCAGGATAAAACCAATTTGCTGAACTTTCACACTAAAGCCGAACGTGAGGCCTTTAATCAGAAAATGGCTGCTCTGGGTAACAAGACGCCGTCACGTAGCTCTTATTTTGGAATCATCGATCTCTGCGGATTTCCAAAAAACCGTTATTACATCTATCAAGCGCATTGGCGCCCGGACTATCCGATGGTGCATGTGCTGCCGCATTGGACTTGGCCAGGACGGGAAGGGGAGATTACTCCCGTGCACGTGTTCACTTCAGGTGATGAGGCAGAGTTGTTCCTCAATGGGAAATCACTTGGCCGAAAGAAAAAGGGCGAATATGAATACCGCCTACGCTGGGACGATGTGATCTATCAGCCAGGTGAACTGAGTGTCGTCGCCTACAAAGATGGTGAAAAATGGGCTGAGACTTCTAAGCAAACTGTCGGCGAACCTGCGGCTGTCCAGCTTGAGGCGGATCGTTCCATCCTAAGAGCTGATGGCCGTGATCTGGCCTTTGTCACCGTTTCACTCGCGGACGCTCAAGGGCGCTATGTGCCTAGCACGCAAAACCGTTTTGATCTTTCGATTGAAGGCTCGGGAGAGATCATCGCCGTTGGTAACGGTGATTCGACAAACTTGGAGTCCTTTCAATCTTTGAACTATCCCTTATTCAATGGCTTGGCACTCGTGGTGGTGAAGACCGATGCGAGTCATGCAGGGGACATCGTTTTGAAGGTCGAATCTGACGGTTTAAAGTCGGCATCGATTACCCTTAAATCGGAGAAGCAATAAACATGAGAAACTATCAACAATTCTTCGCACTCGCAGCGCTGTCATTGACGACCAGTGTTTTAGGGGCAGCGACGCAACAGCCAAACGTAGTCATCATTTACGGCGACGACGTGGGCTATGGCGACGTGGGAGTCTATGGTTCCAAACTGATTCCGACGCCGCACATTGACCAGTTGGCTGCGGAAGGATTGCGATTTACTGACGGGCACTGTGCGGCGGCGACCTGCACGCCCTCGCGCTTTTCTTTACTCACCGGTATTCACGGGTTCCGCAATGGCGTGCGTATCCTTTCACCCAAAGCACCTCTGTCGATACCCACCGATATTCTGACTCTGCCGAAACTTTTTCAGCAGGCGGGCTACGCGACTGGCGTGGTGGGCAAGTGGCACCTTGGATTGGGCACCGAAGGTGTAGACATTGACTGGAACGGCGAGGTCAAGCCAGGGCCGCTGGAAATCGGCTTCGATCATTCGTTCCTATTGCCCATCACTAACGACCGCGTTCCGTGTGTCTATCTGGAAGGTCACCATGTCGTGAATCTCGATCCGGCAGATCCGCTCTATGTCGGCACCTCTAAGAAGGCGGTGGAACGTCCAGGCAGCACTACGTATCCGGATGGTGTGACAAATCGCGCCGCGATGACTTACTACCCCAACACGCGTGGCCATAACAACTCTGTCATCAACGGCATTAGTCGCATCGGCTATATGGCGGGAGGAAAGGCAGCGCTGTGGGATGACGAAACGATGACGGACGAATTTGTGAAGCAGGCGGAAATCTTTATCGCCGATCACAAGGACGAGCCATTCTTTCTCTATTTCTCCTCGCAAGCGATCCATGTGCCTCGTGCCCCGAATCCACGCTTTCAAGGTGTGACTAGCCTGGGCTACCGTGGTGACTCCATGGTGGAGTTTGACTGGGCGACCGGCGCGATTCTTCAGATACTGGAAGACAACGGTCTCACTGAAAACACGATCGTAATTTTCTCCAGCGACAATGGTCCCGTTTATGACGATGGGTATAAGGATGGCACCACCGTGCACACCTCGCGCAAAGAGGTCGACCGAGGTCATGATGGTTCAGGTATTTGGCGTGGCGGTAAATATCGTATCTTTGAAGGTGGCACCCGCGTTCCGTTTATCATTCGCTGGCCTGCACGCATTGAGCCCGGGGTTTCTTCGGCACTGGTCAACCAGATTGACTTACTCGCATCCTTTGCCGAACTACTGGAGTTGCAGCTGCCTGATGACGAGGCGCGTGACAGCCGGAATATTCTGCCGGCCTTGCTTGGTGACGATCCGGTCGGACTTGAATATACGATTAAAGAGGCGTTTGGTTTGTCCTTGCGCCAAGGCGATTGGAAATACCTTGAGCCCCAGAAAAAAGATTGGGGAGCGAAAAAGGATGGGGCTGAGCTATACGATCTAAAAACCGATCCGTCCGAACAGAATAATATCATCGCCGCTCACCCAGAAAGAGCGGCAGCAATGGCTCAAAAGCTGGCTGAATTGAAAAAGTCCGGTGGCGTCAGAAACTAAATGCAGGATCATTTAGTGTAAGTTGTGATAATCGTTTTTGAAGCCCCTGGATTTGTGGCGTCTGCGCTTGCGCAGGCCAAATTGAGGACATCCTTACGTCTGGCCGTCGCAAGCGACGACGCCACGTTACAATTTGCTCAATTACATGGTGCCAGCCAAGCTCGTTGAGTTGGCAAGTCGCTGGAACGTGAACCTCCAGGATCGATATTACCCTCTGCTTGCATGATGATTTCGATCAAATCCAAAGGCCCAGTCCTTATTGTATAATTCATTTCCACGACAATAGGGGGCCGCCATAATTGCGATGTTGTCTAAGCCGGACGAATCAGTCGTGTTAGAGTCTCAGACTCTAACACGCTGATTGTCCGTCTCTCAGACGTCATACTACAGCGGCGATGCAGTCACTGCCAAGTTGTCTAGGCCTGATGCACTGCTGCCACTGCCAGTAAAAACAAGCTTGAAGACGGCTGTTTCTCCAGGTGCTAGAACCGTGTCACTCAGTAGTGGTGCGAGGGCAACGTCGGCGTCATTCCAATCGCTGAGTGCTCCCAATTGGTCTTCGCCCATCGCAGTCGTCGACAGGATTGTGCCGTCGGCATCTGTGAGGTCGCCACTATCGTAGCTCAGCACGATGGTCAGATCGCTAAAGATATTGGCATAGTCGAAGTGGATGGAGTTCAGTTGTAGATCACTGCTCGACGTATTCTGCACCGAGAAGGTCTGTTGCTGGCCGTTCTTGACTTGCCATGCCATCGTATTATTCGGCGCGGCGGGGGTGTCGATGGTTCCAAAGCTTGCATCGGCCGATCCTTTGCCTGACCAGTCATGCGAGGAGACTCCCTTGGCGCCTAGTGTTGCGCTGACTAGACTGCTGTCCTGCCAAGCGGGCGTTGTTGCGGGGTCATCTTGGGCACCGTCCCAATAAGCGACCACATTTCCAAGGTCGACGACTGGCGATGCAGTCACTGCCAAGTTGTCTAGGCCTGATGCACTGCTGCCACTGCCAGTGAAAACAAGCTTGAAGACGGCAGTCTCTCCAGGTGCTAGAACCGTGTCACTCAGTAGTGGTGCGAGGGCAACGTCGGCGTCATTCCAATCGCTAGTGTCTCCCAACGAGGCGCCCATCGCAGTCGTCGACAGGATTGTGCCGTCAGCATCGGTAAGATCGCCACTATCGTAGCTCAGCACGATGGTCAGATCGCTAAAGATATTGGCATAGTCGAAATGGATGGAGTTCAGTTGTAGATCGTTCTCCGAAGTATTCTCCACCGAGAAGGTCTGTTGCTCGCCGTTCTTGACTTGCCATGCCTTCGCATTATCCGGAGCGGCGGGGGCGTCGATGGTTCCAAAGCTTGCATCGGTCGATCCTTTGCCTGACCAGTTATGTGAGGAGACTCCCTTGGTGCCGAGTGTTGCGCTGACTAGACTGCTGTCCTGCCAAGCGGGCGTTGTTGCGGCTCCTCCTTGGTCACCGTCCCAATAAGCGACCACGTCACTATCCGAAGGACTCACAACCACAGGAGCGACCGTAATCTCCAATGTGATGGTGTCGGTGCCCCCACGTTGGTCGCTCACTTCAATGACGACGCTGTGCTGACCAACATCAGCCGATGTCGGTGTCCCTGAATAGGAGCCATCCGACGATACGACGAACCAGTCTGGGCCAGAAATCTTCGTGAAAATCAAGGCATCGTTATTCGCGTCGTCGGCATAGCTGACGATCGAACCTGAATAGCCTTTGGACGCCTCCGCATCTTCAATTACCAGGAGTGGCTGAGAAAATGTTGGAGAATAGTTGGTGGACGTTCCATCTACTATATCAATTTTGAGTCGTAAGAATTTTTTTTCTTCGTCTTCGTCTACACTTGTCGCACCTTGTCGTAACTCGAGCCCATTAGAGCCCACCACGACAGATTGTGAATACTCGACCCCAGTCTCATACCAATTTTCCAAGTCAGGAGATTGCTGAACGACCACGTCTACATCACTTGCAGTGGTATCAACCTGGTAATTGATTTTCATGCTCTCTGAATCCATTGTTATATAGGGCACAATGCTTTGATCATTCGTATCTTGACCTCCTCCAAACGCAAATTCTTCGAGACTTGTGAGACCGTCATTGTCCGTGTCAGCCGTCCAAACCTCGTCAGGAGAGCCTTGCTGACTAGGAGGGTTTCGATACAACCAATCTTGAGATGGCTTGTCGTATAGGCTGGCAGTAGCGGAGTCACTCTCACTAATGAGATACGTATTTCTCATCCCAGAACCATCATCTACCTGAACCTTGTTCGGCTGAAGGGTAACTGTAACCAATTCTGTGCCCTCTGAAAGGTCATCTGTTTTAGATGTCACTTGAAATGTGTTTTGCGTAACGTTTTCTGGGAATGATAGTGTAGCTGTCTGGTTCGAGTTATAATCCGCGCCCAAAGATGCAGACCCATCCAGTTGAATGGCGACTTCTTCAGCAACGTCGGTTAACCCCGTTCTGGTGACAGTGAATGTCGCTTTGTTATCTGTGCCATATTCATGAAATTCTGAATCTGTGCTTGTAACTTCAAACATGCTTCCTTTGAGAATCGTGTAATCATCACGGACTTGATTATAATAATCTAAGTATTGAGCTTTTAAGGTATTATCTTCGACCTCGATGACTAAGCCTCCCTGAAGTCTAAGGTTCACTATATGGACAGGGTGAGGTTCAGGATTAACCATCGCGTCCGAGCCATTATCCCAATCAGCAATTTTCCCTGATGCCCCAACGATGGTGTATACAGTGCCAGCCTCACCAGTAGCTAAAGGCTTTGTGTAGATTCCGTCTCCCCCATCTTCAATGTAATTTCCATCTGCATTGATAGAACCTAAATCACTGCCATTGCCATCGTTGACCTTGTGTGAATTGTTAAAATCCTCACTGGGTGATCTGTCATCGCTCATATCACCGTGATGCCCGTTAATAAACATAGAGCGCTCATAGTTGTGACTATGGCCAGCGAGAACCAAGTCTACTCCATAGCGTTCTAAGAGAGGAGTCGCGTATTTTCTCATATTGTAGTGCCGTTCTTCCGAATCGGAATCATGAGAACCCTTGGTGTAAGCTCCATGGTGAAACATCGCTATAATCCAATCCTTGTCGGTGGCTTGGAGGTCTAGCTCTAGCCAGTCAATCATCCCACCATCTCCAGGCTCAGCTCCGTGGTAGTTCTGTGAGTCCAAAGCAACGACATGAATATTTCCTACATCAAAAGAATAGTAATTTTCTGAGCCAGATGCAATTCCGCCACATTCACCATTCTTTGGAAAGGAGTGAATCGTGAAATATGGTTCACCATTTTGTGTAATGTTATCATGGTTACCAAAACAAGACCATAAAGGCGTATCGTGAAGGATATCAGTGTAGCTATCAAACACTGCTACTTGGAACTCTTCATCCGTCCCGTAACTATACGCATTATCGCCTAACATAAGAATCCCATCAGTTTGCTCATTCCCATAGCGCTTTTGGTAGGCTTCATAGACAGCGTGCTTTTCATAATTATCTGTTCCAGAGTCTCCTAAAACCCATAAGCGGGTCTTCTTCCTAGTCCCTGGAGCCGGATATGTTGTGAAGGAGTAAGCCTCTTCACCTCCTTTAGACAGCACTCCCTCACGAGTATCACTCTCTACTTTATAATAATACTTCGTCTCAGGTTGCAGGCCTGTGATTGTTACAATGTGATCGTAGTTTGAGCCATTGATAGTGACGGATTTATTTAGATTAGTGGGGGATGAACCATAGCGCACTTTGCTGGTGCCAGGATCTGTTGTGCGCCACTGCACTATCATTTGTTGATGTGATGGAGATTGTAAATAGGGGCCTCTCGTGACCTCTGGAACTCTATATGGACTTTCTACTAAGGTGAGACTAAAGCCTAAGTCATCAGATCTAGTCTTTTCGTTGTGTAGGGAAACCGCTAGGAGATTGGGGCCAGGTTTCAGTATGCCATCTTCTTTTAAAATTTTATAAGTGAAGCTCTTGAGCGTTCCTTGAGACTGCGCTTGCAGCCCCCACTCGTCTTCAGAAGCATCTTCAGGGAGTTTCCCCACCGTTGTTACATGTTCTCCGTTGATGTAAATGTATGCGGCATCATTAGCCTTCATTATTAGGTCAATACTATCATACCCATTAGCTCCACCATCGATTTCTTTAATGAAATACGCAGAATACCTTGTCTCTGAACTAGGTTCAGGAATGGTTGTATTAGTATCTGTATCGAATACCAGACCACCATATGCAAAGGGGCTAGCATGGCCTGAGGAGAAGCTAGGTCCATTATAAGCAACGCCTGAGTATGAACCAATACTTTGGTTATGCCACGTTGTATCAAAGTCTGGATCACTGTCCTTAGGGTCGTATCCATCTCCACTTTGAATCGGGCTTAACATATACCACCCAGACTCCCCATCTGTTGTAAATGTAGTATAGACATTCGTGTCAGGTTCTTCTTCTTCCACTACGCTCGCGAGAGCCACATCTAATCCGATGTCATCATTGTCGGCATTTACTTGGTGCACCGATACGGCAAGGACGTTTTGGCCAGCTAAAATCACAGGATTTCCGATAATTTCGAGCTTATCATAACTGTTTTCGCTACCAGCTGTATCTGCGAGTTTATAATATGTGTCCTCACCACTGGTGCCGTCTCTGGCAATCAGAACACCATTCAGGTAGACAAACGCTCCATCGTCAACCAGCACAGATAAATCGAATTCTGAATACTCCGCGTCTGATTCAAATACTTTATAGAAATAAGAAGTATATCTATCGTCTTCAGGAGGCTGCTCTAAGGTAGTTCTCCATTCCACTTCAAACCCACCTACGTCTCCATACTGAAAGGGGGAAGTGTAGTTATGATTAAACGAAGGACCATTGTATGAGCCTTCTAGGGGCTTATACCAAGTTGTATGGAAATCCGCGTCTGCCTCTCCAGGGTCAACACCATTTGTAATGTGGAGGTAAGACCAACCACCTTCACCTTTAAGTATAAAGTTTTTCGGGCGTTCTTTTGCAAAAAGCACACTAATTAAAGTGAAAAATATTATAGAGCAATATATTGGCGACTTCATAGGAGGTAAGGTTTTTTGGGGGGATTTCGTTTTCATCGTCTTCTGTTTTTTTCGAGTGGGGTGGGTAGATAAAGTTTGGGCTTTAATACTTTTGAGCGGAACATCGGCATCAACGTTGGCCAATCGAATGACACAGGTGCCCAATGGCTGACGAATGTCTCTTTCGCCAGCCCGGTCTTTCGAAACAATGATGTCATTGCTAATGCGATGAGGGCGTCGCTTCTTTAGTCGGTGGACTATTTTAGTATCCCATCGCGTCTAAAGCCATTTCGCCGAGATCTGTGAGCTCTCCTGTGCCATCAATAAAAGCGGGGAAGGTCTTATAGAGCGTGATGACATCGGCGTTTCCGTCGGCCGCTTGTTGGATGGAGTCGATCGCTCCTGTCGTTGGGCCTTTGCCGGACTCAGTCGCCCAAACTTCTTTGGGAGATAGATCCTGAAATGCCTGCCACTCTGCTGCATAAGTGATCGTGTTCTTCTTGTCATGAGCACCGTAGGTATCGAAGACCGCTTCCACTGTAGAGTTCTTGCTGATCTTGTTGTAGGTGCCCATCAGCGTGTTAATGTCTGGCCCAACATAATTACGATTTGAAGAGTAGTTATTCCTTAATGCGTTTGTGACATTAATCATAAAGTCATCTCCTCCGCCGCTCTCGTTAAATGGGCTAACGTGTTTTGGCCAAGCCTTCGTCACATAGCTGCCGATCCAATCGGCCCAGTTGTCTTGATATAGGGTGCCAGGAGTTAACCAAACCGGATATCTTGGCCCAGGAGTTCCTAGTGGGCTTGCATGTAATTTGAAGCCGAGGCGCACCAGCTCGTTCCGAATCCAGTTTGTTTTTCTTCCGTCTTTCCAGTAGCAGGAAAAATCGTTGAAGGTGACTTCGTTGGGTGACTGTTCGGTCACGATGCAGACGCGCGCGATCGTGCAGTCAAAGTTGTCTCGAATACCTTCGAGGATGGCGGTGATTTCAGACTTCGACAGGGGTTCCAGTTCGCCTGCCAAGGAAGCCAGGCCTTCGAACTCACCTCCAAAATACATCGGGAACTTTAGATCGGCAGAGACTGCAGGCAGGTTTTCTTCAGCAACCGTTCCTGCTGTGAGCGCAAATTCTTCGATATCTGCTCGGTCAGCCGCCCCGCCTAAGGTCTCAGATCTATCGAAAGTGATGCGGATGAATTGAGCCGTTGTATTAAGCGATTCGGATAACATATCTGTCGATCCGCACAATACGCCTGCAAGCGTGCGGTCCGCGACCGTCGTCCATGTGGTGCCGTTATCGGATGTTTCGACGGTATAGAAAAGTAACCTCGAATGGACGGTTCCAAATTCAATTTGGTCAATGCTCTGGCTACTTCCTAAATCGACTTGCCAATACTCCGTCGAGCTTGCGGTGGGGATCGCGGCCGAAAGCCATTGGTTGCCCCAGCCTGTGAGGCCGTTCAGTGCTTTGTCTGGGGTTTTAGTGCCGTTCGAACTACTCGCAGAGGCGAGGCCAATGGCATGGCACGGTAAGCTGAGTAGGGTAGTGAGGGTTAGGGTGCAGAAGAGTTTATGGCTCCTCGTGATTGAAAAGCGTTTTATGCCTTTTATCATACTATTGGGGGTTTGGGGTGTGGATGATTTTACACCTGAACTATTAGAGGTGTGTTCGTAAAAGCATCCTGTAGTGATCGTCATTTGACTGACTCAAATGACGTAAAGTAGACAATCTTCGTTCCTGATTTGTGACTAATTGCGGGGTATCACGAATCTGGAGTTAAAGCTTGATTCCATTAAATCGAGTTAGATACTTTAAATCCTTAAAATCAAACAGTTTTTCATATTGTTGGATACTTTATTAATTTTTAACGAATGGCATGCTTGATGATTCGGTTGTTATTACTCTCTACAGGCCTCGTTTCCTGCGCCTTTCTAGCGCTATGGATTCGGTCGAAGGAGACTCGGGACCTGGCTGAATTGCCGCGCTTGCATCGTCTGGCCGATCCGATTGCAGGCTCGGAGGATCATTTGCCGGCCTTACCTGAGTTCTCGGAGGCGCCGGTTTTAGACGGCGGCGAGGGGCGTGCTGATGTGGTCAGTTTCGACGGACTCTCAAGTAAAGCGCTCGCGATCAGAGCCGAGCAAGACATTGGGGCAGCCTTGAATTGGCTGAGTGAGGATGCGGATGCGAGCGTGTTTGAGACTGCCTATCCCATAATCATGCACGAGCTTGTGCGGCAGCGCCCTTTACAGGCCGCTCAAATGATACCTGAGCTGCAAAGTGGTTTTCTAAGGGACAGTCTGGTGACTTCGATATCAAGGCAGTGGGTGCAGGTCGATTCCGATGCAGCATTGGCC
The window above is part of the Lentimonas sp. CC4 genome. Proteins encoded here:
- the galB gene encoding beta-galactosidase GalB, whose protein sequence is MMKKIKIGCLLGIQILLLSGLNAAEKNRTEFNDGWKFERFGKLPAGAYREEPDASTTDFNDSDWRSLSLPHDYGIEGPAEINLRGNTGKMPWAGVGWYRKHFHLDAAHEGQRIFLDFDAAMSRSKVYLNGQLVGGQHYGYFAFRVDLTDALNYGGENVLAVRLFNDYDDARWYPGAGLYRNVYLVKTAPLHVAQYGVFVTTPEVSDAAATINIKTAVTNQSDHTQAFIVEHQIVSKESPAAVVAKMTSAKQTLAAGEILDVEGATTIDSPTRWDLENPHLYHVITKVKIGENVVDEYTTDFGIRTIEFIADKGFFLNGERVQIKGVCMHHDLGPLGAAVNYRAIERQVEILQEMGSNAIRTSHNPPAPELIEICNRLGVMIVNEAFDYWVEPKGKNDYGGDNFRKYYEELLRNFVRRDRNAPSVIMWSVGNEVKEQGYADRAVPLVRNMTKVVKEEDPTRPSTIGCNNQWAGFNGVQKEVGVFGYNYKAKEEAKYYIKFMEKNPEIPLYGSETASAISSRDQYFFPVSDDKGEGIANLQVSDYVLSAVPWGYIPDVEFAVLDRFPAISGEFVWTGFDYLGEPTPFNQDKTNLLNFHTKAEREAFNQKMAALGNKTPSRSSYFGIIDLCGFPKNRYYIYQAHWRPDYPMVHVLPHWTWPGREGEITPVHVFTSGDEAELFLNGKSLGRKKKGEYEYRLRWDDVIYQPGELSVVAYKDGEKWAETSKQTVGEPAAVQLEADRSILRADGRDLAFVTVSLADAQGRYVPSTQNRFDLSIEGSGEIIAVGNGDSTNLESFQSLNYPLFNGLALVVVKTDASHAGDIVLKVESDGLKSASITLKSEKQ
- a CDS encoding arylsulfatase, translated to MRNYQQFFALAALSLTTSVLGAATQQPNVVIIYGDDVGYGDVGVYGSKLIPTPHIDQLAAEGLRFTDGHCAAATCTPSRFSLLTGIHGFRNGVRILSPKAPLSIPTDILTLPKLFQQAGYATGVVGKWHLGLGTEGVDIDWNGEVKPGPLEIGFDHSFLLPITNDRVPCVYLEGHHVVNLDPADPLYVGTSKKAVERPGSTTYPDGVTNRAAMTYYPNTRGHNNSVINGISRIGYMAGGKAALWDDETMTDEFVKQAEIFIADHKDEPFFLYFSSQAIHVPRAPNPRFQGVTSLGYRGDSMVEFDWATGAILQILEDNGLTENTIVIFSSDNGPVYDDGYKDGTTVHTSRKEVDRGHDGSGIWRGGKYRIFEGGTRVPFIIRWPARIEPGVSSALVNQIDLLASFAELLELQLPDDEARDSRNILPALLGDDPVGLEYTIKEAFGLSLRQGDWKYLEPQKKDWGAKKDGAELYDLKTDPSEQNNIIAAHPERAAAMAQKLAELKKSGGVRN
- a CDS encoding metallophosphoesterase produces the protein MLFAKERPKNFILKGEGGWSYLHITNGVDPGEADADFHTTWYKPLEGSYNGPSFNHNYTSPFQYGDVGGFEVEWRTTLEQPPEDDRYTSYFYKVFESDAEYSEFDLSVLVDDGAFVYLNGVLIARDGTSGEDTYYKLADTAGSENSYDKLEIIGNPVILAGQNVLAVSVHQVNADNDDIGLDVALASVVEEEEPDTNVYTTFTTDGESGWYMLSPIQSGDGYDPKDSDPDFDTTWHNQSIGSYSGVAYNGPSFSSGHASPFAYGGLVFDTDTNTTIPEPSSETRYSAYFIKEIDGGANGYDSIDLIMKANDAAYIYINGEHVTTVGKLPEDASEDEWGLQAQSQGTLKSFTYKILKEDGILKPGPNLLAVSLHNEKTRSDDLGFSLTLVESPYRVPEVTRGPYLQSPSHQQMIVQWRTTDPGTSKVRYGSSPTNLNKSVTINGSNYDHIVTITGLQPETKYYYKVESDTREGVLSKGGEEAYSFTTYPAPGTRKKTRLWVLGDSGTDNYEKHAVYEAYQKRYGNEQTDGILMLGDNAYSYGTDEEFQVAVFDSYTDILHDTPLWSCFGNHDNITQNGEPYFTIHSFPKNGECGGIASGSENYYSFDVGNIHVVALDSQNYHGAEPGDGGMIDWLELDLQATDKDWIIAMFHHGAYTKGSHDSDSEERHYNMRKYATPLLERYGVDLVLAGHSHNYERSMFINGHHGDMSDDRSPSEDFNNSHKVNDGNGSDLGSINADGNYIEDGGDGIYTKPLATGEAGTVYTIVGASGKIADWDNGSDAMVNPEPHPVHIVNLRLQGGLVIEVEDNTLKAQYLDYYNQVRDDYTILKGSMFEVTSTDSEFHEYGTDNKATFTVTRTGLTDVAEEVAIQLDGSASLGADYNSNQTATLSFPENVTQNTFQVTSKTDDLSEGTELVTVTLQPNKVQVDDGSGMRNTYLISESDSATASLYDKPSQDWLYRNPPSQQGSPDEVWTADTDNDGLTSLEEFAFGGGQDTNDQSIVPYITMDSESMKINYQVDTTASDVDVVVQQSPDLENWYETGVEYSQSVVVGSNGLELRQGATSVDEDEEKKFLRLKIDIVDGTSTNYSPTFSQPLLVIEDAEASKGYSGSIVSYADDANNDALIFTKISGPDWFVVSSDGSYSGTPTSADVGQHSVVIEVSDQRGGTDTITLEITVAPVVVSPSDSDVVAYWDGDQGGAATTPAWQDSSLVSATLGTKGVSSHNWSGKGSTDASFGTIDAPAAPDNAKAWQVKNGEQQTFSVENTSENDLQLNSIHFDYANIFSDLTIVLSYDSGDLTDADGTILSTTAMGASLGDTSDWNDADVALAPLLSDTVLAPGETAVFKLVFTGSGSSASGLDNLAVTASPVVDLGNVVAYWDGAQDDPATTPAWQDSSLVSATLGAKGVSSHDWSGKGSADASFGTIDTPAAPNNTMAWQVKNGQQQTFSVQNTSSSDLQLNSIHFDYANIFSDLTIVLSYDSGDLTDADGTILSTTAMGEDQLGALSDWNDADVALAPLLSDTVLAPGETAVFKLVFTGSGSSASGLDNLAVTASPL
- a CDS encoding discoidin domain-containing protein, yielding MIKGIKRFSITRSHKLFCTLTLTTLLSLPCHAIGLASASSSNGTKTPDKALNGLTGWGNQWLSAAIPTASSTEYWQVDLGSSQSIDQIEFGTVHSRLLFYTVETSDNGTTWTTVADRTLAGVLCGSTDMLSESLNTTAQFIRITFDRSETLGGAADRADIEEFALTAGTVAEENLPAVSADLKFPMYFGGEFEGLASLAGELEPLSKSEITAILEGIRDNFDCTIARVCIVTEQSPNEVTFNDFSCYWKDGRKTNWIRNELVRLGFKLHASPLGTPGPRYPVWLTPGTLYQDNWADWIGSYVTKAWPKHVSPFNESGGGDDFMINVTNALRNNYSSNRNYVGPDINTLMGTYNKISKNSTVEAVFDTYGAHDKKNTITYAAEWQAFQDLSPKEVWATESGKGPTTGAIDSIQQAADGNADVITLYKTFPAFIDGTGELTDLGEMALDAMGY